In Duganella zoogloeoides, a single genomic region encodes these proteins:
- the zwf gene encoding glucose-6-phosphate dehydrogenase: protein MALTDFDLVLFGGSGDLSMRKLLPAMYARDVANDLPPTARIICVGRADASQEEFLHTVETTSKPLIKSPAVAPAAWARFTARIVYVSLNATDATTYAPLVEALRQDSAITRVYYLATPPAIFARICESLKENGLVTANSRVVLEKPLGRDLASAKQINAEVGKVFEESQIYRIDHYLGKETVQNLLALRFGNILFEPLWRREWISDVQITIAEKLGVGNRMGYYDTSGALRDMLQNHLLQLLCIVAMEPPTSIAPDAVRDAKLQVLRSLKKFTPSTLAQNIVRGQYRAGHVDGKAVPSYRDEPDAPEHSRTETFVAMKAEIDTWRWAGVPFYLRTGKRMADSLAEIVVRFKQIPHSIFAQPTNSFQPNSLVIRLQPDEGLRMNLMAKTPGDGMRLKQAELELDFREQFKSPRMEAYERLLLDVLRGQLTLFMRGDELEAAWEWVEPILDHWESDDSYPVPYSAGTWGPAASSALISREGLQWREEALPED, encoded by the coding sequence ATGGCACTTACCGATTTTGACCTGGTTCTGTTCGGCGGCAGCGGCGACCTGTCGATGCGCAAATTGCTGCCCGCGATGTACGCGCGCGACGTGGCCAACGACCTGCCTCCTACTGCCCGCATCATTTGCGTAGGCCGCGCGGACGCCAGCCAGGAAGAGTTCCTGCACACGGTCGAAACCACCTCGAAGCCGCTGATCAAGTCGCCGGCCGTGGCGCCGGCCGCGTGGGCGCGCTTCACGGCCCGCATCGTGTACGTGTCGCTCAACGCCACCGACGCCACCACCTATGCGCCGCTGGTCGAAGCGCTGCGCCAGGATAGCGCGATTACCCGCGTGTACTACCTGGCCACGCCGCCAGCCATCTTCGCCCGCATTTGCGAGAGCCTCAAGGAAAACGGCCTGGTCACCGCCAATTCGCGCGTGGTGCTGGAAAAACCGCTGGGCCGCGACCTGGCCTCGGCCAAGCAGATCAATGCCGAAGTGGGCAAGGTCTTCGAGGAATCGCAGATTTACCGGATCGACCACTACCTGGGCAAGGAGACGGTACAGAATCTGCTGGCCCTGCGCTTTGGCAACATCCTGTTCGAGCCGCTGTGGCGCCGCGAGTGGATTTCCGACGTCCAGATCACCATCGCCGAGAAACTGGGCGTGGGCAACCGCATGGGCTACTACGACACGTCGGGCGCGCTGCGCGACATGCTGCAAAACCATTTGCTGCAACTGCTGTGCATCGTGGCCATGGAACCGCCCACCTCGATCGCACCGGACGCCGTGCGCGACGCCAAGTTGCAAGTGCTGCGCTCGCTTAAAAAATTCACCCCGAGCACGCTGGCGCAAAACATCGTGCGCGGCCAGTACCGCGCCGGTCACGTCGATGGCAAGGCCGTGCCCAGCTACCGCGACGAACCGGACGCGCCGGAACACTCGCGCACCGAAACCTTCGTGGCCATGAAGGCCGAGATCGACACCTGGCGCTGGGCCGGCGTGCCGTTCTACCTGCGGACCGGCAAGCGCATGGCCGACAGCCTGGCCGAGATCGTCGTGCGCTTCAAGCAGATTCCGCACTCGATCTTCGCCCAGCCCACCAACAGCTTCCAGCCCAACTCGCTGGTGATCCGTCTGCAACCGGACGAAGGCCTGCGCATGAACCTGATGGCCAAGACCCCAGGCGACGGCATGCGCTTGAAGCAGGCCGAGCTGGAATTGGACTTCCGCGAACAGTTCAAGTCGCCACGCATGGAAGCGTACGAGCGCCTGCTGCTCGACGTGCTGCGCGGCCAGTTGACCCTGTTCATGCGCGGTGACGAGCTGGAAGCGGCGTGGGAATGGGTCGAGCCGATCCTCGACCACTGGGAATCGGACGACAGCTATCCGGTGCCGTACTCGGCCGGTACCTGGGGCCCGGCCGCCTCGTCGGCCCTGATCAGCCGCGAAGGCTTGCAGTGGCGCGAAGAAGCGCTGCCGGAAGACTAG
- a CDS encoding SMP-30/gluconolactonase/LRE family protein has translation METTPIIQVACDAVMQTGESPLWHADEQVLYWVDIPARTVHRLDPASGAHHAWLLESEPASLAIAEQGGLIVATRNGVLHLDTASDAVRTTLIAPAPYDTAITRFNDGKVDGAGRYWIGTIYEPRDKPAAEMYVLEHGQLRRAWAGGMTNSNGLAFSPDQKTMYHADTSAHLLRRFDYDVATGAAGNEQVFRQFSADKTNNYGGRPDGGAVDSEGNYWSALFEGARIVKLSPQGEVLAEIALPVRCPTMVAFGGPNLRTLYVTSAGARPAEELAQYPFSGKLLALQVDVAGRAEPAYRQ, from the coding sequence ATGGAAACCACCCCGATCATCCAGGTCGCCTGCGACGCCGTCATGCAAACCGGCGAGTCGCCGCTGTGGCACGCCGACGAGCAGGTGCTGTACTGGGTCGATATCCCGGCGCGCACCGTGCACCGGCTCGATCCTGCCAGCGGCGCCCACCACGCATGGCTGCTCGAGAGCGAACCGGCCAGCCTGGCGATTGCCGAACAGGGCGGCCTGATCGTTGCCACCCGCAACGGCGTGCTGCACCTCGATACCGCCAGCGACGCTGTACGCACCACGCTGATTGCCCCCGCGCCGTACGACACGGCAATCACCCGCTTCAACGACGGCAAGGTCGATGGCGCCGGCCGCTACTGGATCGGCACCATCTACGAGCCGCGCGACAAACCCGCTGCCGAGATGTACGTGCTGGAGCATGGACAACTGCGCCGCGCCTGGGCCGGCGGCATGACCAATTCCAACGGCCTGGCCTTCAGCCCCGACCAGAAAACCATGTACCACGCCGACACCAGTGCCCACCTGCTGCGCCGTTTCGACTACGACGTGGCGACCGGTGCGGCCGGCAACGAGCAGGTATTCCGGCAGTTCTCAGCCGACAAGACCAACAACTACGGTGGCCGGCCCGATGGCGGCGCGGTCGATAGCGAAGGCAATTACTGGAGCGCGCTGTTCGAAGGTGCGCGCATCGTCAAGCTCTCACCACAAGGCGAGGTGTTGGCTGAAATCGCCTTGCCGGTGCGCTGCCCGACCATGGTGGCCTTCGGCGGCCCGAACCTGCGCACGCTGTATGTCACCAGCGCCGGCGCACGACCGGCCGAAGAACTGGCACAATACCCGTTCAGTGGCAAACTGCTGGCCCTGCAAGTGGATGTAGCCGGCCGGGCAGAACCGGCATACCGGCAGTAA
- the pgi gene encoding glucose-6-phosphate isomerase: MRQPALTSTASYQALAAHAVDARQWQMRQLFADNDQRFPQLTVDAAGLFLDYSKNRLDADTIALLVDLARERGVETQRDAMLRGDKINLTEHRAVLHTALRLPRGKSLVVDGRDVVPDVHAVLDQVRDFTDKVRSGAWLGYSGKPITDIVNIGIGGSDLGPKMAVLALRSFAHPRLKMHFVSNVDGHDMDAALALVNPETTLFIVASKTFTTAETMLNANTARTWFLQSATEADLARHFVAVSTNLESVQAFGIDPANMFPFWDWVGGRYSVWSAIGLSVALAVGFGYFSDFLAGAHAIDEHFREAPLEQNMPVLLALVGFWNREFLDAGSLSIAPYHQDLNRFPAYLQQLDMESNGKRVTRGGAAVDTATCPVVWGECGTNAQHAYFQLLHQGTDITPIDFIAALRATHDLPGHHDALLANCFAQSEAFMTGKTGDEVRADLTAQNLSATAIEELVPHKTFPGNRPSNTILMDQLTPLTLGALIALYEHKTFVQGVIWDVNSFDQWGVELGKVLAKNIQAELQGEIKPERHDSSTNGLIIMAKAAQHL; encoded by the coding sequence ATGCGCCAACCTGCCCTTACCTCGACCGCCAGCTACCAAGCCCTCGCAGCCCACGCCGTTGACGCCCGCCAGTGGCAGATGCGCCAGCTGTTTGCCGACAATGACCAGCGCTTCCCGCAGTTGACGGTCGATGCCGCCGGCCTGTTCCTCGACTACTCGAAGAACCGCCTGGACGCCGACACCATCGCCCTGCTGGTGGACCTGGCGCGTGAACGCGGCGTGGAGACGCAGCGCGATGCCATGCTGCGTGGTGACAAGATCAATCTTACCGAACATCGTGCCGTACTGCATACGGCCCTGCGTTTGCCGCGCGGCAAAAGCCTGGTGGTCGATGGCCGCGACGTGGTGCCCGATGTGCACGCCGTACTGGACCAGGTGCGCGACTTCACCGACAAGGTGCGCAGCGGCGCCTGGCTCGGCTACAGCGGCAAGCCGATCACCGACATCGTCAACATCGGTATCGGCGGCTCCGACCTGGGTCCTAAAATGGCCGTGCTGGCGCTGCGCTCGTTCGCTCATCCACGCCTGAAGATGCATTTCGTCTCCAACGTCGATGGCCATGACATGGACGCCGCGCTGGCCCTGGTCAACCCGGAAACCACGCTGTTCATCGTTGCGTCGAAAACCTTCACCACTGCTGAAACCATGCTCAACGCGAACACCGCGCGCACCTGGTTCCTGCAAAGCGCCACCGAGGCCGACCTGGCGCGCCACTTCGTGGCCGTCTCCACCAACCTCGAGTCGGTGCAGGCGTTCGGCATCGACCCGGCCAATATGTTCCCGTTCTGGGACTGGGTGGGCGGCCGCTACTCCGTGTGGTCGGCGATCGGCCTGTCGGTGGCGCTGGCCGTCGGCTTCGGCTATTTCAGCGACTTCCTCGCCGGCGCGCACGCCATCGACGAGCATTTCCGCGAAGCGCCGCTGGAACAGAATATGCCGGTGCTGCTGGCCCTGGTCGGTTTCTGGAACCGCGAGTTCCTCGACGCCGGCTCGCTGTCGATCGCGCCGTACCACCAGGACCTGAACCGCTTCCCCGCCTACCTGCAGCAGCTGGACATGGAAAGCAACGGCAAGCGCGTCACCCGTGGCGGCGCGGCGGTCGATACCGCCACCTGCCCGGTCGTATGGGGCGAATGCGGCACCAACGCCCAGCACGCCTACTTCCAGTTGCTGCACCAGGGTACCGACATCACGCCGATCGACTTCATCGCCGCGCTGCGCGCCACGCACGACCTGCCGGGCCACCACGACGCCCTGCTGGCCAACTGCTTCGCCCAGTCCGAAGCCTTCATGACCGGCAAGACCGGCGACGAAGTGCGCGCCGACCTGACCGCGCAGAACCTCTCCGCGACCGCAATCGAAGAACTGGTGCCGCATAAAACCTTCCCCGGCAACCGGCCGTCGAACACCATCCTGATGGATCAGCTCACGCCGCTCACCCTGGGTGCGCTGATTGCGCTGTACGAACATAAAACCTTCGTGCAGGGCGTGATCTGGGATGTCAACAGTTTCGACCAGTGGGGCGTGGAGCTGGGCAAGGTCCTGGCCAAGAATATCCAGGCCGAGCTGCAAGGCGAGATCAAGCCGGAACGCCACGACAGCTCGACCAATGGCCTGATCATCATGGCCAAGGCGGCACAGCACCTGTAA
- the edd gene encoding phosphogluconate dehydratase — protein MALHPVLESVTARIISRSKPSRGAYLEHLEAARVKGVQRGTLACTNLAHGFAAFPANDKLSLKELKKPSVAIVSAYNDMLSAHQPFEGFPALIKDAVREVGAVAQFAGGTPAMCDGVTQGQPGMELSLFSRDAIAMSTAIALSHNMFDAAVYLGVCDKIVPGLLIGALHFGHLPAVFVPAGPMTTGLSNSEKAKIRQLYAQGKVGRAELLEGESQSYHGAGTCTFYGTANSNQMLMEVMGLHLPGAAFITPNTPLRAELTKAAARRVAVISAQSDEYLPVGHVVDEKSIVNAIVALLTTGGSTNHTLHLVAIAKAAGIVIDWDDFDELSKVVPLLTRIYPNGNADVNHFHAAGGTGFVIRELLDGGLLHDDVTTILGKGLRAHTTEPFLGEGEVGREGVVWKAAPEQSGDEAVLRKITAPFSPDGGTVLVKGNLGRAVMKVSAVKPEHQTVEAPALVFNSQEDFMDAYKAGQLDRDFVAVLRFQGPRANGMPELHALTPALANLQDAGRHVALVTDGRMSGASGKVPAAIHVSPEILAGGPLGRVRDGDIIRVCARTGTLEAKVEASVWNAREQATADLTPNGVGMGRELFAMFRHSVSEAEKGATTFPLPSPIPTVVGLHDKDPVGNTVPGSDEDFSMKKEA, from the coding sequence ATGGCCTTGCATCCCGTACTGGAATCCGTCACCGCGCGCATCATCTCGCGTAGCAAACCTTCGCGTGGCGCTTATCTTGAGCATCTCGAAGCGGCGCGCGTGAAGGGCGTGCAGCGCGGCACCCTGGCATGTACCAACCTGGCGCACGGCTTTGCGGCGTTTCCCGCCAACGACAAGCTCTCGCTCAAGGAACTGAAAAAGCCGTCGGTGGCGATCGTTTCCGCCTATAACGACATGCTGTCCGCGCACCAGCCGTTCGAAGGCTTCCCGGCGCTGATCAAGGACGCCGTGCGCGAAGTGGGCGCGGTGGCGCAATTTGCCGGCGGCACGCCCGCCATGTGTGATGGCGTCACGCAAGGACAGCCCGGCATGGAATTGTCGCTGTTCTCGCGTGACGCGATCGCCATGTCCACCGCTATCGCGCTGTCGCACAATATGTTCGACGCGGCCGTGTATCTGGGCGTGTGCGACAAGATCGTGCCGGGCCTGTTGATCGGCGCGCTGCACTTCGGTCACCTGCCGGCCGTGTTCGTTCCGGCCGGCCCGATGACCACCGGCCTGTCCAATTCCGAGAAAGCCAAGATCCGCCAGCTGTATGCCCAGGGCAAGGTCGGCCGCGCCGAACTGCTCGAAGGCGAGTCGCAGTCGTACCACGGCGCCGGCACTTGCACCTTCTACGGCACCGCCAACAGCAACCAGATGCTGATGGAAGTGATGGGCCTGCACCTGCCGGGCGCCGCCTTCATTACCCCCAATACCCCGCTGCGCGCCGAGCTGACCAAGGCCGCCGCCCGCCGCGTCGCCGTGATCAGTGCGCAATCGGACGAATACCTGCCGGTCGGCCACGTGGTCGATGAAAAATCGATCGTCAACGCGATTGTCGCGCTGCTCACCACCGGTGGATCCACCAACCACACGCTGCACCTGGTGGCCATTGCCAAAGCGGCCGGCATCGTGATCGACTGGGACGATTTCGACGAGCTGTCGAAAGTGGTGCCGCTGCTCACCCGCATTTACCCGAACGGCAATGCCGACGTCAATCACTTCCACGCCGCTGGCGGCACCGGTTTCGTGATCCGTGAATTGCTCGACGGCGGCCTGCTGCACGACGATGTCACCACGATTTTGGGCAAAGGCTTGCGCGCCCACACCACCGAACCATTCCTCGGCGAAGGTGAGGTTGGACGCGAAGGCGTGGTGTGGAAAGCGGCGCCGGAACAATCGGGCGACGAAGCGGTGCTGCGCAAGATCACCGCGCCGTTCTCGCCGGATGGCGGCACCGTGCTGGTCAAGGGCAACCTGGGCCGCGCGGTGATGAAAGTGTCGGCTGTGAAGCCCGAGCACCAGACCGTGGAAGCGCCTGCATTGGTATTCAACTCGCAGGAAGATTTCATGGATGCCTACAAGGCCGGCCAGCTCGACCGCGATTTTGTCGCCGTGCTGCGCTTCCAGGGGCCGCGCGCCAACGGCATGCCGGAACTGCACGCGTTGACGCCGGCGCTGGCCAACCTGCAGGATGCCGGCCGCCACGTCGCGCTGGTGACCGACGGCCGCATGTCGGGTGCGTCGGGCAAGGTGCCGGCGGCAATCCACGTGTCGCCGGAAATCCTGGCCGGCGGACCGCTGGGCCGCGTGCGCGATGGCGACATCATCCGCGTGTGCGCCCGCACCGGCACGCTCGAAGCGAAAGTGGAAGCGAGCGTCTGGAATGCGCGTGAACAAGCCACGGCCGACCTGACCCCGAACGGCGTGGGCATGGGCCGCGAGCTGTTTGCCATGTTCCGCCACAGCGTTTCCGAGGCGGAAAAAGGCGCCACCACCTTCCCGCTGCCGTCGCCGATCCCGACCGTCGTCGGCCTGCATGACAAAGATCCGGTCGGTAACACCGTGCCGGGTTCCGATGAAGATTTCTCGATGAAGAAAGAAGCGTAA
- the eda gene encoding bifunctional 4-hydroxy-2-oxoglutarate aldolase/2-dehydro-3-deoxy-phosphogluconate aldolase: MTMTLLDIMRTSAVIPVIAIDEPEHAVPLAKALVAGGIRVLEVTLRTKHGLGAIRAMSEVEGAIVGVGTLTAPEEFAAARDAGAVFGVSPGLTAALIQAAKSSGLPLLPGVMTPSEVMAAREHGFKQLKLFPAVPAGGVGMLNAIYGPLSDVTFCPTGGISQETAGQFLKLKNVACVGGSWLTPKDAIAAGDWERITDLAKAASGLRI; the protein is encoded by the coding sequence ATGACCATGACTCTGCTCGACATTATGCGTACTTCCGCCGTAATCCCCGTGATCGCGATCGACGAACCCGAACACGCGGTACCGCTGGCCAAGGCGCTGGTCGCCGGCGGCATCCGGGTGCTGGAAGTGACCCTGCGTACCAAGCACGGCCTGGGCGCCATCCGCGCCATGTCCGAGGTGGAAGGCGCCATCGTTGGCGTGGGTACCCTGACCGCGCCGGAAGAATTCGCTGCTGCGCGCGATGCCGGCGCCGTCTTTGGCGTGTCGCCGGGCCTGACCGCCGCCCTGATCCAGGCAGCAAAATCGAGCGGCCTGCCGCTGCTGCCGGGCGTGATGACGCCGTCCGAAGTGATGGCTGCGCGCGAACACGGCTTCAAGCAACTGAAACTGTTCCCGGCCGTGCCGGCCGGTGGCGTGGGCATGCTGAACGCCATTTACGGCCCGCTGTCGGACGTGACGTTCTGCCCGACCGGCGGCATCTCGCAAGAGACGGCCGGCCAGTTCCTCAAGCTGAAAAACGTCGCCTGCGTGGGCGGCTCGTGGCTGACGCCGAAAGACGCGATTGCCGCCGGCGACTGGGAACGCATCACCGACCTGGCCAAGGCGGCCAGCGGCTTGCGCATCTAG
- a CDS encoding BrnA antitoxin family protein, whose amino-acid sequence MRNDYDFTEGKRGAVVPASGKSRITIMLDDDVLAFFREQAEAQGIGYQTLINAELRKAMQPPKSSPLTVASLRKVLKEELAALRTITA is encoded by the coding sequence ATGCGCAATGATTACGATTTTACGGAAGGAAAACGCGGTGCAGTGGTGCCAGCCAGTGGCAAAAGCCGCATCACCATCATGCTCGACGACGACGTCCTGGCGTTTTTCCGCGAGCAGGCCGAGGCGCAGGGCATCGGCTATCAAACCCTGATCAATGCCGAGTTGCGCAAGGCGATGCAGCCGCCAAAAAGCTCCCCACTCACCGTGGCCAGCTTGCGCAAGGTACTGAAGGAAGAACTGGCGGCGCTCAGAACCATTACCGCCTGA
- a CDS encoding BrnT family toxin yields MHNPTTDIEFDPFKAKLNRAKHGVSFAQSEEALHDFMAVTIEDPDAFGEQRFVTLGADANGRLLIVVYTMRGEHIRLISARKASKGETRTYHAQ; encoded by the coding sequence ATGCATAATCCTACTACAGACATCGAATTCGATCCGTTCAAGGCCAAGCTCAACCGCGCCAAGCATGGCGTCAGTTTTGCCCAGTCGGAGGAAGCGTTGCACGACTTCATGGCGGTCACGATCGAGGATCCCGACGCGTTTGGCGAGCAACGCTTCGTCACGCTGGGGGCCGATGCCAACGGGCGATTATTGATCGTGGTGTATACCATGCGCGGCGAGCACATCCGGCTGATTTCCGCGCGCAAGGCCAGCAAAGGCGAGACGAGGACATATCATGCGCAATGA